A window from Micromonospora profundi encodes these proteins:
- a CDS encoding NAD-dependent epimerase/dehydratase family protein codes for MLRWILPPMDQEWRVTVALVTGSGGLIGSEAVRHFAGLGLDVVGIDNDMRRYFFGEDGSTSWSLERLSRDLGDSYTHFAVDIRDRDGLEQVFKKYGPDIAVVIHSAAQPSHDWAAKEPYTDFDVNAGGTLNMLENTRRHAIDAPFIHCSTNKVYGDRPNNLPLVELDTRYELPEDHRWYEGITEDMSIDHSLHSVFGASKVAADVMVQEYGRYFDMKTACFRGGTLTGPAHSAAELHGFLAYLMRCVMEGRTYNLFGYKGKMVRDAIHSHDVLTAFEAFFRAPRSAEVYNLGGGRHSNTSHIEAFRVAEEITGREARINYVEQARTGDHQWYVSSMGRFEEHYPDWKITYDVPMILREIYEANVDKWVPQS; via the coding sequence ATGCTCCGATGGATTCTGCCTCCGATGGACCAGGAGTGGCGTGTGACTGTCGCGTTGGTGACCGGCTCGGGTGGTCTGATCGGCTCCGAGGCGGTCCGGCACTTCGCCGGTCTCGGCCTGGACGTCGTCGGCATCGACAACGACATGCGCCGGTACTTCTTCGGCGAGGACGGCTCCACCTCGTGGAGCCTGGAGCGGCTGAGCCGGGACCTGGGTGACTCGTACACCCACTTCGCCGTGGACATCCGGGACCGCGACGGCCTTGAACAGGTCTTCAAGAAGTACGGCCCGGACATCGCCGTGGTGATCCACAGCGCGGCGCAGCCGAGTCACGACTGGGCGGCCAAGGAGCCGTACACGGACTTCGACGTGAACGCCGGCGGCACGCTCAACATGCTGGAGAACACGCGGCGGCACGCCATCGACGCGCCGTTCATCCACTGCTCGACGAACAAGGTCTACGGCGACCGGCCCAACAACCTGCCGCTTGTCGAGCTGGACACCCGGTACGAGCTGCCCGAGGACCACCGCTGGTACGAGGGCATCACCGAGGACATGTCGATCGACCACTCGCTGCACTCGGTCTTCGGCGCCTCGAAGGTCGCCGCGGACGTGATGGTTCAGGAGTACGGCCGCTACTTCGACATGAAGACCGCCTGTTTCCGGGGCGGCACGCTCACCGGCCCGGCGCACTCGGCCGCCGAACTGCACGGGTTCCTGGCGTACCTGATGCGCTGCGTCATGGAGGGCCGGACGTACAACCTGTTCGGCTACAAGGGCAAGATGGTCCGCGACGCGATCCACTCGCACGACGTGTTGACCGCGTTCGAGGCGTTCTTCCGGGCGCCCCGGTCGGCCGAGGTCTACAACCTGGGCGGCGGCCGGCACTCCAACACGTCGCACATCGAGGCGTTCCGCGTCGCCGAGGAGATCACCGGCCGCGAGGCGCGGATCAACTACGTCGAGCAGGCCCGCACCGGCGACCACCAGTGGTACGTGAGCAGCATGGGCCGCTTCGAGGAGCACTACCCGGACTGGAAAATCACGTACGACGTGCCGATGATCCTGCGGGAGATCTACGAGGCCAACGTGGACAAGTGGGTGCCGCAGTCATGA
- a CDS encoding WecB/TagA/CpsF family glycosyltransferase, translated as MTAQSKRNVLGVLVDATDYTSATDAVVTAAHERRPFALTALAVHGVMTGVLDRPHNARLNSFDVVTPDGQPVRWALNLLHDAGLTDRVYGPTLTLHVLSRFADEGLPVYLYGSTEETLAKLIPALERMFPALKIAGVEPSKFRAVQPGEDAEIADRIRSSGARLVLVGLGCPRQEVFAYAMRPLLDMPLMAVGAAFDYHAGLLRQPPPWMQRAGLEWFWRLGLEPKRLWKRYVILNPAYLTRLAGQKTGLWKARPPAPATERPATFAV; from the coding sequence ATGACCGCACAGAGCAAGCGCAACGTGCTCGGCGTCCTGGTCGACGCCACCGACTACACCTCGGCCACCGACGCGGTGGTGACCGCGGCGCACGAGCGGCGCCCGTTCGCGCTCACCGCGCTGGCCGTGCACGGCGTGATGACCGGCGTACTGGACCGGCCGCACAACGCGCGGCTCAACTCCTTCGACGTGGTCACCCCGGATGGGCAGCCGGTGCGCTGGGCGCTCAACCTGCTGCACGACGCCGGGCTCACCGACCGGGTCTACGGGCCGACACTGACCCTGCACGTGCTCTCCCGCTTCGCCGACGAGGGACTGCCGGTCTACCTGTACGGCTCGACCGAGGAGACGCTTGCCAAGCTGATCCCCGCGTTGGAGCGGATGTTCCCGGCGCTGAAGATCGCCGGAGTGGAGCCGTCGAAGTTCCGTGCCGTCCAGCCGGGCGAGGACGCCGAGATCGCCGACCGCATCCGGTCCAGTGGCGCCCGGCTCGTCCTGGTCGGGCTCGGCTGCCCGCGCCAGGAGGTCTTCGCGTACGCCATGCGTCCGCTGCTGGACATGCCGCTGATGGCGGTCGGCGCGGCCTTCGACTACCACGCCGGGCTGCTGCGCCAGCCTCCGCCGTGGATGCAGCGCGCCGGCCTGGAATGGTTCTGGCGGCTCGGTCTGGAGCCGAAGCGCCTCTGGAAGCGTTACGTGATCCTCAACCCCGCCTACCTGACCCGGCTGGCCGGGCAGAAGACCGGCCTGTGGAAGGCCCGCCCGCCGGCCCCGGCCACCGAGCGACCGGCGACCTTCGCGGTCTGA
- a CDS encoding S8 family peptidase — translation MGLPRRSVLVGVATATVLAVGTPALAAEPVGVVREAGGATAVQDSYIVVLKDSAVTLSRVGDAAKRLTGRHGGSIARTYGTALRGFEVTVSAKAAARIAADPDVAYVEQNHTVSISGTQANPPSWGLDRIDQRNRPLDSSYTYPNTASNVHAYIIDTGIRFAHSDFGGRATSGFDAVDGGAADDCNGHGTHVAGTVGGSAYGVAKGVQLVGVRVLNCSGSGTNAGVIAGVDWVTQNAIKPAVANMSLGGGANSSLDTAVRNSIASGVTYGLAAGNDSGANACNTSPARTAEAITVGSTTNTDARSSFSNIGTCLDIFAPGSSITSAWHTSNTATNTISGTSMATPHVVGAAALVASANPSWSPQQVRDQLVANATPNVVTSPGTGSPNRLLYVGSGGTTPPPPTGCTGTNATDVTIPDAGSAVTSAITISGCGRSASSASTVAVNIVHTYRGDLVIDLLAPDGSSYRLKNSGSDSADNVIATYTVNLSSEAADGTWRLQVRDVYSADTGYINSWTLTV, via the coding sequence ATGGGTCTTCCACGCAGGTCCGTACTGGTCGGGGTGGCAACGGCGACAGTGCTGGCCGTCGGTACCCCCGCCCTGGCCGCCGAGCCCGTCGGCGTGGTCCGGGAGGCCGGCGGAGCCACCGCCGTGCAGGACAGCTACATCGTCGTCCTCAAGGACAGCGCCGTCACCCTCAGCCGGGTCGGCGACGCCGCGAAGCGGCTGACCGGCAGGCACGGAGGGTCGATCGCCCGCACCTACGGTACGGCGCTGCGTGGCTTCGAGGTCACCGTCAGCGCGAAGGCGGCGGCCCGGATCGCCGCCGACCCGGATGTGGCGTACGTCGAGCAGAACCACACCGTGTCGATCTCCGGAACGCAGGCCAACCCGCCCTCCTGGGGTCTCGACCGGATCGATCAGCGCAACCGGCCGCTGGACAGCTCCTACACCTACCCGAACACGGCGAGCAACGTGCACGCCTACATCATCGACACCGGCATCCGCTTCGCCCACAGCGACTTCGGCGGCCGGGCCACCTCCGGCTTCGACGCTGTCGACGGCGGAGCGGCCGACGACTGCAACGGGCACGGCACGCACGTCGCCGGCACCGTCGGCGGTTCCGCGTACGGCGTCGCCAAGGGCGTTCAACTCGTCGGCGTACGGGTGCTGAACTGCTCCGGCAGCGGCACCAACGCCGGTGTGATCGCCGGTGTCGACTGGGTCACCCAGAACGCGATCAAGCCGGCCGTGGCGAACATGAGCCTCGGCGGTGGCGCGAACAGCTCCCTGGACACAGCGGTTCGCAACTCGATCGCGTCGGGTGTGACGTACGGCCTCGCGGCAGGCAACGACAGCGGCGCCAACGCCTGCAACACCTCGCCGGCCCGCACCGCCGAGGCCATCACCGTGGGCTCGACGACGAACACCGACGCCCGTTCGTCGTTCTCCAACATCGGCACCTGCCTGGACATCTTCGCGCCCGGGTCGTCGATCACGTCGGCCTGGCACACCAGCAACACCGCGACCAACACGATCAGCGGCACCTCGATGGCCACCCCGCACGTGGTCGGCGCGGCTGCCCTGGTAGCCAGCGCAAACCCGAGCTGGAGCCCGCAGCAGGTCCGGGACCAGCTTGTCGCCAACGCGACCCCCAACGTCGTGACCAGCCCCGGCACCGGCTCACCGAACCGGCTGCTCTACGTCGGCAGCGGCGGCACCACTCCGCCCCCGCCCACCGGCTGCACCGGCACCAACGCCACCGACGTGACGATCCCGGACGCCGGGTCGGCCGTCACCAGCGCGATCACCATCTCCGGGTGCGGCCGTAGCGCGTCGTCGGCCTCCACTGTGGCGGTGAACATCGTGCACACGTACCGCGGTGACCTGGTCATCGACCTGCTCGCCCCGGACGGTAGCTCGTACCGGTTGAAGAACTCGGGCTCGGACAGCGCCGACAACGTGATCGCCACGTACACGGTCAACCTGTCCAGCGAGGCCGCCGACGGCACGTGGCGGCTCCAGGTTCGTGACGTGTACTCGGCCGACACCGGCTACATCAACAGCTGGACCCTGACTGTCTGA
- a CDS encoding DUF397 domain-containing protein, with protein MATKGFPVDLTQATWFKSSKSGPNCDNCVEVAYVTGAVGVRDSKDKAGPALVFAPGDWHAFVAGARGGVLSAS; from the coding sequence ATGGCGACCAAGGGGTTCCCCGTGGACCTGACGCAGGCAACGTGGTTCAAGAGCTCGAAGAGCGGGCCGAACTGTGACAACTGCGTGGAGGTGGCGTACGTGACCGGGGCTGTCGGAGTTCGGGATTCGAAGGACAAGGCCGGACCGGCGCTGGTCTTCGCTCCCGGTGACTGGCACGCCTTCGTCGCCGGCGCCAGGGGTGGTGTGTTGAGCGCGTCCTGA